The following proteins are encoded in a genomic region of Brachypodium distachyon strain Bd21 chromosome 1, Brachypodium_distachyon_v3.0, whole genome shotgun sequence:
- the LOC100828947 gene encoding cathepsin B-like protease 2 has translation MRGVSHAALRLALLVVLSAVATPQLVGAASGDNSLGIIQNDIIETINNHPNAGWTAGQNSYFANYTIAQFKHILGVKPTPPGLLRGVPTKTYSRSTDLPKEFDARSKWSGCSTIGTILDQGHCGSCWAFGAVECLQDRFCIHLNMNISLSVNDLVACCGFMCGDGCDGGYPISAWQYLVENGVVTDECDPYFDQVGCKHPGCEPAYPTPACEKKCKVQNQVWQEKKHFSINAYRVNSDPHDIMAEVYKNGPVEVAFTVYEDFAHYKSGVYEHITGEMMGGHAVKLIGWGTSADGKDYWLLANQWNRGWGDDGYFKIIRGKNECGIEEDVVAGMPSTKNTVRTGAYGTAIL, from the exons ATGAGGGGCGTCTCCCATGCCGCGCTCCGGCTGGCGCTGCTCGTCGTCCTCTCTGCTGTTGCCACGCCCCAG CTCGTCGGAGCAGCGAGTGGAGACAATTCCCTAGGAATCATCCAG AACGACATCATTGAGACGATCAACAACCATCCCAATGCTGGCTGGACAGCTGGACAAAATTCTTACTTCGCGAACTACACT ATTGCACAATTTAAGCATATCCTGGGAGTGAAGCCAACACCTCCAGGTTTACTACGTGGTGTTCCTACCAAAACTTATTCAAGATCTACGGACCTCCCAAAAGAGTTTGATGCCAGATCTAAATGGTCTGGTTGCAGCACAATTGGGACCATACTTG ATCAA GGTCACTGTGGTTCTTGCTGGGCCTTCGGTGCTGTGGAGTGTCTCCAGGATCGTTTCTGCATTCATCTTAACATG AACATCTCACTTTCTGTCAATGACCTAGTGGCTTGCTGTGGTTTTATGTGTGGTGATGGTTGTGATGGAGGATATCCTATCAGCGCATGGCAGTACCTCGTTGAGAATGGTGTTGTTACTGACGAG TGCGATCCATACTTTGATCAGGTTGGCTGCAAGCATCCTGGATGCGAACCTGCTTATCCTACACCAGCATGTGAAAAGAAATGCAAGGTGCAGAACCAAGTTTGGCAGGAAAAGAAACATTTCAGCATCAATGCATACAGAGTAAATTCTGATCCACATGACATAATGGCGGAGGTCTACAAAAATGGCCCTGTAGAAGTTGCTTTCACAGTTTATGAG GACTTTGCACACTACAAATCTGGAGTCTACGAGCACATCACAGGTGAAATGATGGGAGGTCATGCTGTCAAGCTGATTGGATGGGGAACCAGTGCTGATGGCAAAGATTACTGG CTTCTTGCAAATCAGTGGAACAGAGGCTGGGGTGAT GACGGATACTTCAAGATCATAAGGGGCAAGAATGAGTGTGGCATCGAAGAAGATGTGGTTGCCGGTATGCCCTCAACAAAGAACACTGTCAGGACCGGCGCCTATGGAACGGCTATACTTTGA
- the LOC100830781 gene encoding cathepsin B-like protease 2 — protein MRGGGGESKATPSAAASTDCFSCSGRSRKMRGVSLALPLALLVAFCAAAAPQLVGAARGDNSLRIIQNDIIETINKHPNAGWTAGHNPYFANYTITQFKHILGVKPTPPALLAGVPTKSYSRSMKLPTEFDARSQWSGCSTIGTILDQGHCGSCWAFGAVECLQDRFCIHLNMNISLSVNDLLACCGFLCGSGCNGGYPISAWRYFRRKGVVTDECDPYFDQVGCKHPGCEPAYRTPKCEKKCKVQNEVWKEQKHFSVDAYRVHSNPHDIMAEVYTNGPVEVAFTVYEDFAHYKSGVYKHITGGVMGGHAVKLIGWGTSDAGEDYWLLANQWNRGWGDDGYFKIIRGKNECGIEEDVVAGMPSTKNMARNYDDAFGTAIL, from the exons atgcgaggaggaggaggagaaagcaAAGCAACCccatcagcagcagcttctACTGATTGCTTCTCCTGCAGTGGCCGATCGAGGAAGATGAGGGGCGTCTCCCTTGCGCTGCCGCTGGCGCTGCTCGTCGCCttctgtgctgctgctgccccgcAG CTCGTTGGAGCAGCAAGGGGAGACAATTCCCTCAGAATCATCCAG AATGACATCATAGAGACGATCAATAAGCATCCAAATGCCGGGTGGACAGCTGGTCACAACCCCTACTTTGCAAACTACACA ATTACACAATTTAAGCATATCCTGGGAGTGAAGCCAACACCTCCGGCTTTACTAGCTGGTGTTCCAACCAAATCTTATTCAAGATCAATGAAGCTCCCAACGGAGTTCGACGCTAGATCTCAATGGTCTGGTTGCAGCACAATTGGGACCATACTTG ATCAA GGTCATTGTGGTTCTTGTTGGGCCTTTGGTGCCGTGGAGTGTCTCCAGGATCGTTTCTGCATTCACCTCAACATG AACATCTCACTTTCAGTCAATGACCTACTGGCTTGCTGTGGGTTTTTGTGTGGTTCTGGTTGTAATGGAGGATATCCTATCAGTGCATGGCGATACTTTCGTCGGAAAGGTGTTGTGACTGACGAG TGCGATCCATACTTTGATCAGGTCGGATGCAAGCATCCTGGATGTGAACCTGCTTATCGTACACCAAAATGTGAGAAGAAATGCAAGGTGCAAAATGAAGTGTGGAAGGAACAGAAGCATTTCAGCGTTGATGCATACAGAGTACATTCTAATCCACATGACATCATGGCAGAGGTCTATACTAATGGCCCTGTAGAAGTTGCTTTTACAGTTTACGAG GACTTTGCACACTACAAATCCGGAGTATACAAGCACATCACAGGTGGTGTGATGGGAGGTCATGCCGTCAAGTTGATTGGATGGGGAACCAGTGATGCTGGGGAAGATTACTGG CTTCTGGCAAATCAGTGGAACAGAGGCTGGGGCGAT GATGGGTACTTCAAGATCATAAGGGGCAAGAATGAATGTGGAATTGAAGAAGACGTTGTTGCTGGTATGCCCTCGACAAAGAACATGGCCAGAAACTACGACGACGCCTTTGGAACGGCTATACTTTGA
- the LOC100831389 gene encoding uncharacterized protein LOC100831389, which produces MEARASPGGGSGRVLWLVSLKIVLILVWSGGASANSDDGKALSLEGADAAEKDAYLSHSCIHDEILHQRRRAGRKEYSVMPQVYHVPREKVERLRGRHLLGLSSWRAPQSNVKKPIRIYLNYDAVGHSPDRDCKNVGDIVKLGEPPVPSAPGTPICSPHGDPPLVGDCWYNCTFEDIAGEDKKQRLRKALGQTVEWFRKALAVEPVKGNLRLSGYSACGQDGGVQLPHAYIEDGVANADLVLLVTTRPTTGNTLAWAVACERDQWGRAIAGHVNVAPRHLTAEAETLLSATLIHEVMHVLGFDPHAFTHFRDERKRRRGQVTVQALDEKLGRMVTRVVLPRVVMHSRHHYGAFSQNFSGLELEDGGGRGTSGSHWEKRLLMNEIMTGSVDTRSVVSKMTLALLEDSGWYQANYSMAEHLDWGRNQGTEFVISPCNSWKGAYRCNTTQLSGCTYNREAEGYCPIVSYSGDLPKWAQYFPQANKGGQSSLADYCTYFVAYSDGSCTDVNSARAPDRMLGEVRGSNSRCMASTLVRTGFVRGSMTQGNGCYQHRCTNNSLEVAVDGIWKSCPESGGPVQFPGFNGDLSCPAYHELCNTVPVQVSGQCPKSCSFNGDCIDGTCHCFPGFHDHDCSRRSCPDKCSGHGLCKANGICECESGWTGIDCSTAVCDEQCSLHGGVCDNGKCEFRCSDYAGYTCQKGSTILPSLSMCHDVLVRDSDGQHCAPSELSILQQLEAVVLVPNYNRLMPSGRTFLNFFNNANCAAAAKRLACWISIQRCDEDGDNRLRVCYSACELYNTACGAGLDCSDQTLFSKREEEEKGVPCTGYGEKKSFWL; this is translated from the exons ATGGAGGCCAGGGCCTCgcccggcggcgggagcgggaggGTGCTTTGGCTCGTGAGTCTCAAG ATTGTGTTGATTCTAGTCTGGTCTGGAGGAGCTAGTGCGAATTCCGATGATGGCAAAGCATTATCTCTGGAAGGTGCTGATGCTGCAGAGAAGGATGCTTACCTTAGCCATTCCTGCATCCATGACGAGATACTACATCAGCGGCGCCGAGCTGGTCGGAAGGAGTATTCTGTCATGCCACAAGTCTACCATGTGCCGCGAGAGAAAGTGGAGCGCCTAAGAGGAAGACACTTGTTGGGGCTGTCATCTTGGCGTGCTCCACAAAGTAATGTCAAGAAACCAATACGGATATACCTCAACTATGATGCTGTCGGGCACTCGCCTGACCGGGATTGTAAAAATGTCGGTGATATCGTTAAG CTCGGCGAACCACCTGTACCATCGGCACCAGGAACACCTATATGTTCTCCTCACGGAGACCCACCATTGGTGGGAGATTGCTGGTACAACTGCACCTTCGAGGATATAGCTGGGGAGGACAAGAAGCAACGACTTCGGAAG GCACTGGGACAAACAGTAGAGTGGTTCAGGAAAGCTTTAGCTGTTGAACCTGTCAAGGGGAACCTGCGGCTCAGTGGGTACTCTGCTTGTGGTCAGGATGGGGGCGTACAGCTTCCCCATGCATATATTGAAG ATGGTGTTGCCAATGCTGATTTGGTACTCTTAGTAACAACTAGACCAACAACAGGCAACACCCTTGCATGGGCTGTAGCTTGTGAACGGGACCAATGGGGTCGTGCAATTGCAG GACATGTTAATGTGGCCCCTCGTCATTTAACTGCTGAAGCAGAAACATTACTTTCAGCTACTTTGATACATGAGGTCATGCATGTTCTAGGCTTTGACCCTCATGCCTTCACACATTTTCGTGATgaaaggaaaaggaggcgTGGCCAG gTTACTGTTCAGGCATTAGACGAAAAGCTTGGAAGAATGGTTACTCGTGTTGTCCTTCCTCGTGTTGTCATGCACTCCCGGCATCATTATGGA GCATTTTCCCAGAACTTCAGTGGGTTGGAATTGGAAGATGGCGGAGGCAGGGGTACCTCAG GCTCACATTGGGAGAAAAGACTCTTAATGAATGAGATCATGACAGGATCGGTTGACACAAGATCAGTGGTTTCAAAGATGACTTTAGCATTATTGGAGGACAGTGGATGGTATCAAGCTAATTATAGCATGGCTGAACATTTAGATTGGGGTCGAAATCAGGGAACAGAGTTTGTGATCTCTCCCTGCAATTCGTGGAAAGGGGCATACCGCTGCAACACAACTCAATTATCAGGATGCACGTACAATAGGGAAGCAGAAGGTTACTGCCCTATAGTAAGCTATAGTGGGGACTTGCCCAAATGGGCTCAATATTTCCCTCAAGCCAATAAAG GGGGGCAGTCATCACTAGCTGATTATTGCACATATTTTGTTGCTTATTCCGATGGCTCATGCACTGATGTAAATAGTGCACGGGCGCCTGACAGAATGTTAGGTGAAGTACGGGGAAGTAACTCGAG GTGTATGGCATCAACACTGGTGCGAACTGGGTTTGTCCGTGGATCTATGACCCAGGGAAATGGCTGTTATCAGCATCGCTGCACAAATAACTCCTTAGAG GTTGCTGTTGATGGGATTTGGAAGTCGTGTCCAGAATCTGGTGGCCCGGTTCAGTTCCCAGGATTCAATG GGGATTTGAGTTGCCCAGCATATCATGAATTGTGCAACACTGTACCAGTCCAGGTGAGTGGCCAGTGTCCCAAGTCGTGCAGTTTTAATGGTGACTGCATTGATGGAACCTGCCACTGCTTCCCTGGGTTTCATGACCATGACTGTAGCAGAA GATCTTGCCCAGACAAGTGCAGTGGTCATGGTTTATGCAAAGCTAATGGGATCTGTGAATGTGAAAGTGGCTGGACTGGGATTGACTGCTCAACAG CGGTTTGTGATGAACAGTGTAGTTTGCATGGAGGGGTTTGTGATAATGGTAAATGTGAGTTCCGATGTTCTGATTATGCGGGCTACACTTGTCAGAAGGGTTCGACCATACTGCCCAGCCTGTCAATGTGTCATGATGTACTGGTTAGGGATTCTGACGGGCAACATTGTGCACCAAGCGAACTCAGTATACTACAACAGCTTGAAGCAGTAGTTCTTGTGCCGAATTACAATAGGTTGATGCCAAGTGGACGGACCTTCCTTAACTtcttcaacaatgcaaattgTGCAGCAGCTGCGAAGCGACTAGCCTGCTGG ATTTCAATTCAAAGGTGCGACGAGGATGGAGACAACAGGCTTCGGGTATGCTACTCCGCATGCGAGTTGTACAATACGGCATGTGGGGCGGGTCTCGATTGCTCGGACCAGACCCTTTTTAGCaagagggaagaagaagagaagggtgTCCCGTGCACAGGATATGGCGAGAAGAAGTCTTTCTGGCTATAA
- the LOC100834148 gene encoding uncharacterized protein LOC100834148 produces the protein MAQPPGKLMDTIRSPVTAASLLHQSAAKHLQPLVTLAQRNGTGRRYLLTLLASAAAIPEAGESRKALLQDYVKKSKENKEKNDKERLDDYYKRNYQDYFGFMEGSVREKKEEELTESEKGILAWLDKNK, from the exons ATGGCTCAGCCTCCAGGTAAACTGATGGACACAATCAGAAGTCCAGTCACAGCAGCTTCATTGCTTCATCAATCAGCGGCAAAGCATCTCCAGCCTCTGGTCACTTTGGCTCAGAGGAATGGGACTGGGAGGAGGTACCTCCTCACTCTCCTGGCATCCGCTGCAGCCATACCCGAGGCTGGTGAATCAAGAAAGGCACTGCTGCAAG ACTACGTGAAGAAATCCaaggaaaataaagaaaagaatgaCAAGGAG AGGCTGGATGACTACTAcaagaggaattaccaggatTATTTCGGCTTCATGGAAGGGTCGGTTagagagaagaaagaggaagagCTCACGGAGTCAGAGAAAGGAATTCTCGCGTGGCTTGACAAGAACAAATAA
- the LOC100835983 gene encoding uncharacterized protein LOC100835983 — translation MKARVESVEDVKEALGQGRVFPTGMFKVFLGFLLLVVGLSVLGMYMARHTLAAAAPALFRPCLGDSSTSGSAEEELEGLERWTRPPPRVRHAMTDEELRWRASFAPRVRPYPFPRVPKVAFMFLTRGPLPLAPLWERFFRGNEGRYSIYVHALPSYRANFTSDSVFYQRQIVSKVADWGQMTLCDAERRLLANALLDISNEWFVLVSESCIPISGFNTTYEYFQNSRQSFVMAIDDPGPYGRGRYDYNMMPEVEFVQWRKGSQWFEVDRELAIQIIRDTRYYPKFNEFCRPHHCYVDEHYFHTMLSIEAPQSLANRSVTWVDWSRGGAHPATFGRGDITEEFLRRVQTKRTCLYNNRNTTTCFLFARKFAPSALEPLLVLAPTVLGYG, via the exons ATGAAGGCGCGGGTGGAGTCCGTGGAGGACGTGAAGGAGGCGCTGGGGCAGGGTAGGGTGTTCCCGACGGGGATGTTCAAGGTGTTCCTCGGGTTCCTGCTGCTCGTCGTGGGCCTGTCGGTGCTCGGCATGTACATGGCGCGGCACACGCTTGCGGCGGCCGCGCCTGCTCTGTTCCGGCCTTGTCTGGGGGACTCGTCGACCTCCGGcagcgcggaggaggagctggagggGCTGGAGCGATGGACGCGGCCCCCTCCGCGCGTGCGGCACGCGATGACGGACGAGGAGCTGCGGTGGCGCGCTTCCTTCGCGCCGCGGGTGCGCCCGTACCCGTTTCCGCGCGTGCCCAAGGTGGCGTTCATGTTCCTCACGCGCGGCCCGCTGCCGCTGGCGCCACTATGGGAACGATTCTTCCGGGGTAACGAAGGACGCTACTCCATCTACGTCCACGCCCTGCCCTCCTACCGCGCCAACTTCACCTCCGACTCCGTCTTCTACCAGCGGCAAATCGTCAGTAAG GTTGCAGACTGGGGTCAGATGACCTTGTGTGATGCTGAGAGACGCCTGTTAGCAAATGCTTTGCTGGATATATCCAATGAGTGGTTTGTGCTTGTGTCTGAGTCATGTATTCCCATATCTGGTTTCAACACCACCTATGAATACTTCCAGAATTCGAGACAAAGCTTTGTCATGGCAATCGATGATCCTGGGCCATATGGACGGGGTCGATATGATTATAACATGATGCCCGAGGTTGAGTTCGTACAATGGCGCAAAGGCTCTCAATGGTTTGAAGTAGACAGAGAACTTGCCATTCAGATCATCAGAGACACACGCTATTACCCAAAATTCAATGAGTTCTGCAGGCCCCATCATTGTTATGTTGATGAACACTATTTTCATACAATGCTTTCGATTGAAGCTCCGCAAAGCCTTGCTAACAGAAGTGTCACTTGGGTAGATTGGTCAAGAGGTGGTGCACATCCAGCCACATTTGGTAGGGGAGATATCACGGAGGAATTCTTGAGAAGAGTTCAAACAAAACGTACTTGTTTATACAATAATCGGAACACAACGACATGCTTCCTGTTTGCTCGGAAGTTTGCTCCAAGTGCGTTGGAGCCACTGTTAGTGTTGGCCCCCACAGTGCTCGGTTATGGTTGA